A genomic segment from Peribacillus sp. ACCC06369 encodes:
- a CDS encoding flagellar protein FlgN produces MSARNIIESLEKLIKLHKSFNQLAIRKTVILKASDTEAINALLIQEQKHIKAISQTDKEREGAVEEFLTANGSVGQAASIHAITEMTGPAETEILERLKAELSDEVAKLKERNYLNQQLIYQSLQFINVSLDMLRPQNQNLNYGDSVKIPVKSAMGMFDTKA; encoded by the coding sequence ATGTCTGCACGGAACATCATCGAATCGCTTGAAAAATTGATCAAGCTCCATAAAAGCTTCAATCAATTAGCGATAAGAAAAACGGTCATTTTGAAAGCAAGTGATACCGAGGCAATTAATGCCCTGCTGATTCAGGAACAAAAGCATATTAAAGCAATCAGTCAAACGGATAAGGAAAGGGAAGGGGCAGTCGAGGAATTTCTTACAGCAAATGGATCGGTGGGACAGGCGGCCTCCATCCATGCAATAACGGAAATGACAGGACCGGCAGAAACGGAAATCCTTGAACGGCTTAAAGCGGAATTGAGTGATGAAGTGGCTAAGCTGAAGGAGCGGAACTATTTAAATCAGCAATTGATCTATCAGTCCCTTCAATTCATCAATGTCTCTTTGGATATGCTGAGGCCGCAAAATCAGAACCTGAATTACGGGGATTCGGTTAAAATACCGGTAAAAAGCGCCATGGGAATGTTTGATACCAAAGCATAA
- the flgM gene encoding flagellar biosynthesis anti-sigma factor FlgM, whose translation MKINNVGMTGVNPYNLQANKTGNIKESKVKSSDKVEISSAAKEMQQSSPIPAARQAKVDELKIQVENGNYKLNAQATAKGLIDFYRK comes from the coding sequence ATGAAAATCAATAACGTCGGTATGACAGGTGTTAACCCTTATAATCTTCAAGCCAATAAAACGGGGAATATCAAAGAATCCAAGGTCAAATCCTCGGATAAAGTCGAAATTTCTTCAGCGGCAAAAGAAATGCAGCAATCATCTCCGATTCCTGCTGCAAGACAAGCAAAAGTGGACGAATTGAAAATCCAAGTTGAAAACGGAAATTATAAATTGAATGCACAGGCAACGGCTAAGGGTCTCATCGATTTTTACCGGAAATGA
- a CDS encoding TIGR03826 family flagellar region protein, protein MEIFNCPNCNSLIVMTKFRDVCDACYKEEEAQYDKVYAYIRKKINRTASMMQVVKDTGVEETLIIKFVKTGKLRISQFPNLGIPCEKCGTHIKSGRLCGECSDSLRTDLETFENEEKRLTGIQGNDKKNTYYMKEDQ, encoded by the coding sequence ATGGAAATATTCAACTGTCCAAACTGTAATTCGTTAATCGTTATGACGAAATTCCGTGATGTATGCGATGCCTGCTATAAAGAAGAAGAAGCCCAATATGATAAAGTGTATGCATATATTCGCAAGAAAATAAATAGAACGGCGTCCATGATGCAAGTGGTTAAGGACACTGGCGTTGAAGAGACTTTAATCATTAAATTCGTGAAAACAGGAAAGCTAAGGATTTCGCAGTTTCCCAATCTGGGAATTCCTTGTGAAAAGTGCGGTACTCACATCAAGAGCGGAAGGTTATGCGGAGAATGCAGCGATTCACTGCGTACGGATTTGGAGACATTTGAAAATGAGGAAAAGCGCCTAACTGGAATTCAAGGAAATGATAAAAAAAATACGTACTACATGAAGGAAGATCAATAA